One genomic window of Salvia miltiorrhiza cultivar Shanhuang (shh) chromosome 4, IMPLAD_Smil_shh, whole genome shotgun sequence includes the following:
- the LOC131022959 gene encoding uncharacterized protein LOC131022959 encodes MHILLLICVHKKLPENWKDWIETPFTEEEIRTAVWNCEGGKSPGPDGFNFNFFKNCWEIIKDDLFEVMRDFHSHGKLAKGSNPSFIALIPKKEGAAVLKEFRPISLINCLYKVISKVLASRLKQVMHLIIAECQSAFVGGRYILDGVIVLNEIIEETTKKKKGLALFKVDFARAYDTVDWAFLDNMLEHMNFGFKWRGWISGCLCSASANVLVNGSPSGEFRLERGLRQGDPLSPFLFLIVAEGLNLLVERAIHKGCLEPVSIGREEVRISHLQYADDTMFVVTEKRDNAWAIKCILKLFELLSGLSVNFDKSCIVGVGTSESVCRDLANTLKCQVGEMPINYLGIKIGKSLSRAVEWKYLVDKVKRRIAKWNNRKISFAGRVTLLRSVLTSIPIYQMSFSIINKSVISQIRSIVYLESFNKALMAKWIWRFLTEGNSLWARVVRACKGDLVWDEEGFSLEGNRLLKPGWWKNVLKLSWGDKGGCLRDNLKPQVGDGASFSFWNQIWVGAKTLGDLFPRLFRISDNQGGSIKTMGDWFDGVWEWKIGWNRELRGREHDCYSNLLAILSNVEIFAGKEDGWRWTASTNGVFTVKSAYSKIRESGASSPQGAVGFDLLEMWKAPAPFKAKTTAWRVLKGRLATCENLIRRQVNIPISETACVFCKEQTETMEHLFFKCQKSDVIWWNLLQWLGFESALPVKAREHFLAFSNLGKKSDSALLIAIWLCTIWSIWNGRNKCKFNQGTWNPHKLKAEIKSRVWGWSLAFKLPNYSNDFRTWITGTNILA; translated from the exons atgcatattttactcctcatttGTGTGCATAAAAAACTTCCGGAGAACTGGAAAGATTGGATCGAGACACCGTTTACTGAAGAAGAGATTAGAACAGCGGTGTGGAATTGCGAAGGAGGGAAAAGTCCCGGGCCAGATGGATTCAATTTTAACTTCTTCAAAAATTGCTGGGAGATTATTAAAGATGACCTCTTCGAGGTTATGAGAGATTTTCATTCACACGGGAAACTCGCAAAAGGCAGTAACCCTTCTTTTATTGCCCtgattccgaagaaagaaggcGCCGCTGTTCTGAAAGAATTTCGGCCAATTTCCCTCATTAACTGCCTGTATAAGGTGATCTCCAAAGTTCTTGCCTCGAGATTGAAACAGGTTATGCATCTCATTATAGCTGAATGCCAGAGTGCTTTTGTTGGAGGTAGATACATTCTTGATGGTGTGATTGTGCTCAATGAGATCATCGAAGAAACTACTAAGAAGAAGAAAGGTTTGGCCCTGTTTAAAGTTGATTTCGCAAGAGCTTATGATACTGTTGACTGGGCTTTTTTGGATAACATGCTTGAGCATATGAATTTTGGATTCAAATGGAGAGGGTGGATATCAGGTTGTCTTTGTTCGGCTTCCGCAAACGTTCTGGTCAACGGAAGTCCCTCGGGCGAGTTTCGGTTGGAGAGAGGACTTAGACAAGGTGATCCACTTTCACCTTTCTTGTTCCTAATTGTGGCGGAAGGTCTTAATCTCCTTGTGGAAAGAGCAATTCATAAAGGATGCCTTGAGCCGGTCTCTATTGGTAGAGAGGAGGTTAGGATTTCTCATTTGCAATATGCCgacgacacgatgtttgttGTCACCGAGAAGAGAGATAATGCTTGGGCAATCAAATGTATTCTTAAGTTGTTTGAACTTCTGTCGGGTTTGTCAGTAAACTTCGACAAAAGTTGCATCGTAGGGGTTGGAACTTCAGAGTCCGTGTGTAGAGATCTGGCAAACACTCTTAAGTGCCAAGTGGGGGAGATGCCGATTAATTACCTTGGCATCAAGATTGGGAAAAGTCTGTCTCGTGCGGTGGAGTGGAAATATCTTGTGGACAAAGTCAAGAGGAGGATTGCAAAGTGGAATAACAGGAAGATCTCATTTGCTGGTCGGGTAACCTTACTTCGCTCGGTTCTAACCTCCATTCCGATCTATCAAATGTCGTTCTCTATCATCAATAAATCAGTGATCTCTCAGATTCGTTCGATCGTTT ATCTTGAAAGCTTCAACAAGGCCCTTATGGCCAAATGGATTTGGAGATTTCTAACGGAGGGAAACTCTCTGTGGGCGCGGGTTGTCAGGGCATGTAAGGGGGATCTGGTATGGGATGAAGAAGGTTTCAGTTTAGAAGGAAACAGGTTGCTGAAACCAGGGTGGTGGAAGAACGTTCTGAAGTTGAGCTGGGGGGACAAGGGGGGGTGTTTGAGGGacaacctgaaaccacaagtTGGAGATGGGGCGTCTTTCTCTTTTTGGAATCAGATTTGGGTTGGTGCGAAAACTCTGGGAGACCTTTTTCCAAGGCTTTTCAGAATTAGTGACAACCAAGGGGGTTCTATCAAGACAATGGGAGATTGGTTTGATGGAGTTTGGGAATGGAAGATCGGTTGGAATAGAGAACTGAGGGGGAGAGAGCATGATTGTTACTCTAATCTTCTTGCTATTCTTTCCAACGTTGAAATCTTTGCAGGAAAAGAAGATGGCTGGAGGTGGACGGCGTCGACTAATGGAGTGTTCACGGTCAAATCGGCGTACAGCAAGATTAGAGAGTCTGGTGCCTCCTCTCCTCAAGGTGCCGTGGGTTTTGATCTTCTTGAGATGTGGAAAGCCCCGgcgccttttaaggcaaagacAACCGCTTGGAGAGTGTTGAAAGGTAGGCTTGCTACATGTGAAAACTTGATCAGAAGACAGGTGAACATTCCTATTTCGGAAACGGCCTGTGTGTTTTGCAAGGAACAGACCGAGACGATGGAGCATCTCTTCTTCAAGTGCCAGAAATCCGATGTAATTTGGTGGAATCTTCTGCAGTGGCTTGGTTTTGAATCGGCTTTGCCCGTTAAGGCTAGAGAGCATTTTCTTGCCTTTTCAAATCTTGGTAAAAAATCTGATTCAGCTCTTCTCATCGCTATCTGGTTGTGTACTATTTGGTCAATTTGGAACGGGAGGAACAAATGTAAATTTAACCAAGGAACATGGAATCCTCACAAGCTGAAGGCAGAGATTAAATCACGAGTGTGGGGGTGGAGCTTGGCTTTCAAATTGCCGAATTATTCCAACGATTTCAGGACGTGGATTACAGGAACAAATATCTTGGCTTGA